The following DNA comes from Anopheles arabiensis isolate DONGOLA chromosome 3, AaraD3, whole genome shotgun sequence.
CTTCCTCCTAGAGATTTGACTTCCATCGGCCCGCAAATGTCAGAATGAACCAATTCGAGTATTTCAGCCGCCCGCGATCCTATCTTGCTAAAAGGATGACGGCTATGTTTGCCCATTGGACATTCTTTGCAATCGGCCATGGTATCTCCAACAATATTGACGCCAGTCACTATTCCATTTGCAAGGCTTCGGACACCGTTGATGTTAAGATGGCCCATCCTTTGATGCCATAGTTCCAAGCTCCCTGTTGAAGAAACTGTCAACGCGGTTTTCACCTTCTTTACGTTCGTCAAGCTTGAACAGATCGTTGTCATGGCTACCAGTAGCAATGATATCGCCGTTTCGGTTAACCACTTCGCATCCTTCATTGGTGAACGTAACGGAGTAGCCTTTTTTCACAATTTGATTTACCGATAAAAGGTTCACGGATAGATTCGGGATTAGCTGCACGTCATCAACGGGAATTTCACCTTTTTGGCACGAAGGCTTCAAAACGCAGGATCCCTTCGCGGTGATTTGCATGTTCTCCCCGTTGGCTGCTACCACAGTTCCACCAGATGTTTTCGCATGCATCAAAAAATCGCTATTGTTCGTCATGTGGACACttgctccggaatcgaaatacCATTTTCCGTATTCCTTCGATCCACACGTAGAAAGCACTACACAGAACGAATCGTTTCCCTTCGTGCTGTAGCAATCCTTCGCTATATGGCCAAATTTCGAACATTTTCGACATTTCGGTCCCTTAGCTGTATTCGATTTTTTAGTTTGCTTACCAGCATTAACGTGCTTCGTCCTTGCCGCAAACGCAGGTTCAACTGATGTGGGAGGAACCTCTTGTAGAAGTTTCGTTTTAATGATGTCCCCAGTGATGACAATACCGGAGTTTTCAAGGGCCATGATCATTGGGCGATACTGTTCTGTTAATCCAGCCAGTAATAGATTTCCGACCCACTCCTCTGAAATCGGGAAACCAATTCCATTCAGTTGATGCGCCGTTGATACAATACGATTAACATAATCCGACATAGAATCGCATGATTCTAGATCTGTCTTGATTAATTTATGCAACAATCCGACTCGTCTTGTGAGGCCAGAGTCATCGAAAGCCTTTTCTAGTTTGGACCAAACTTCTTTCGCTGTTGTCGCTTCCTTCACGTGAACGTAGTTCACTGGTTCAAGAAGTAAGATGATTTTCGCTCGTGCCTTTCGATCCTTTGCTGTATCGACGGATTCGTAGCTTCCATCGTCGTTTTTCTTCGGCTTTACTGCACACCAGAGATCTTCAAGTTCCAGGAACGTTTGCACGGCAAACTTCCATGTTTCCCAATTTTCTCTCCCGATGAGTCGTTCTATGCCAGGAAGACTTGATGTTGAAATGCTACTACCTGCAGCGCTTGAGGATCCGGTGGAGTTCGGGTTCATCTTAAAACTTCTTCGGAATAACGGCGAAAAGATTCTGCTTCAATCACTGTACGCTTCTGGGttctgggcccataacctattGGAAGTAGTGAAGTCAACCAGCTTGGTGTACGGTTAGAAACAGAATGAATTGTATTTCATACCAAAACTTATAACTACACAAATTCATAGGTTACTATGATTAAATTACTCATAACCCAAATACGGCTTACTATAATTCCAATAATATCGTTAACCAGGATCGCATATCACGCGGCCAGACGTCGCCTGCGAGGTGATGCGGTGG
Coding sequences within:
- the LOC120901222 gene encoding uncharacterized protein LOC120901222 codes for the protein MNPNSTGSSSAAGSSISTSSLPGIERLIGRENWETWKFAVQTFLELEDLWCAVKPKKNDDGSYESVDTAKDRKARAKIILLLEPVNYVHVKEATTAKEVWSKLEKAFDDSGLTRRVGLLHKLIKTDLESCDSMSDYVNRIVSTAHQLNGIGFPISEEWVGNLLLAGLTEQYRPMIMALENSGIVITGDIIKTKLLQEVPPTSVEPAFAARTKHVNAGKQTKKSNTAKGPKCRKCSKFGHIAKDCYSTKGNDSFCVVLSTCGSKEYGKWYFDSGASVHMTNNSDFLMHAKTSGGTVVAANGENMQITAKGSCVLKPSCQKGEIPVDDVQLIPNLSVNLLSVNQIVKKGYSVTFTNEGCEVVNRNGDIIATGSHDNDLFKLDERKEGENRVDSFFNRELGTMASKDGPS